In the Desulfitobacterium hafniense DCB-2 genome, CTCCCTTAACAGCTCAGTTGCGCTGGTTTGTACAGCCCGGTGTGTGGTCGAAGTAAGGCTGCGGAGAGATTAATAGAAAAAACCCGGCTCGACGAAAGTTGAGCGGGTTTTTTTCAGGTTGACCATAAGTTCATGCCGATAAACCTCCTCTGGTAAAGAGTGCTGATTTATCCCCTATTTTGATCATGGCTGGTTGGCGGTTGGTATAGACGGACACGTACTTAAATCCGGCCTTTTTCAGGCGTTCCAGGCCTTCCTGGATTCCTTTGCCCACATCTTCAGCCCAGTGGGCATCCGAACCTACGGTAATAATTTCCCCGCCCAGCTCCTTGTAGAGGCGGATAATATCCAAGTCAGGCAGGCATTCCTGAGAGGATTGCCGGAGTCCGGAGGTGTTCACTTCGATACCTTTGCCTTTGTCAATGACGATCCGGAGGATTTCCGCCAGCTGCTCCTGATAATCCATCAGATTGGCCCGCAGTCGGTACTTGGCAGCATAGCGTTTGACCAGATCCAGGTGTCCGAGACAATCATAGTGGCCCCATTGGGCTAAGGCTTTGAGTTCTGTCAGGTAGCTTGCACAATAGGCGGCCAGGTTTTCCGGAGTGTAGCGGACTTCGCCAAAATCCACATTGTTGGGCATACGATGGGCGGAACCGAGCACGTAATCGTAGGGGTACTCTTCCAGGAGCTGCAATGAATACTTGGGAAAAAGATGGGGCTGGCCTAACTCCACGCCGCTCTTGATGCTGAGTTTCCCAGCGAAGCGCCGGCGGGCTTCGGCAATCTCGGTGAAATACTTCCGGCCATCATACTCAGAGTACTCTTCATGGCCGGCAGAGGGTTCGAAGTGATCGGTGACGGCGATTTCCTGCAGGCCCCGGGCGATGGCTTTGGCGCAGAGGGCGGAAATCTCGTCATGGGCATCCGTTGAATTTAAGGAATGCATGTGATAATCCAATAAAACCATAGTGTCCTCCTTTTCAATAATGATTTACCGCTTTTACTATAACAGGAGATTGTTAACATGGTTTTACGCCTGTGTTAAAAGACGGTTAAAGAGAAGGTAAAAAATGGTTTTGGAAAAGGTTGAATCTAGGAAAGCCGGATTACTGGGAATCGGGATTCGGGTAGAAGGCGGATTTGAGCAAATCGCTTTCCTGTTGGAGCCAGGCGATAACCTCCGCTTTTTTTTTCATCACGGGAGCGATTTGCTGCCAGAGCTTTTGGAAAGACGCTTCTGCGCTGTTAAGAACCATGGGCTCGTTAATAGAAAAACGCACCGGCTCAGTACCGGCCGGTCCTAAGATCTCGACGATAAGGGCATGTCTTGCTTTAAGCACGCAAGATACATTTTTACCCAGCCCGGGAAGGTGCGTGTTCTTCCGGACAAAAGCCATTGAGTAATGATCATAGGTCTTCAGCAGGGTAATGAGGTGCTGGAGGAAATCGACCAATTCTTCCCTTTCCAGATCCACCGCATAGAGCCCGGCGGGATCCCAGAGGTAGAATTGGCGGTTTTTTACGAGATAATGGAGGCTGTCCATAGTGTAGATATCCTTGTATTCGTAGATTTTGATATTGGTCTGGAAAGCTTCCAGGCATTTTTGGTGGAAAGCCAGGGCTGAAGCCATTTCTTGGCTGGATAGGTTCCTTTTCAGCAACAGCTTTTTATAGAGCTGGAGGGGAAGCGTAAAGATGCTGAAGCTATTCTTAAAAAGAAAGCGGTTGCCGATAGCCGCTTCGCTTTCCAGCAGGGAGTTGCGGAAACTCTCTTCTTTGTCCGCCGGATAGTGAATAAGCAAAGGGGTAGCGGAAGACTGGGTAAGCCCCAGCCAATACTCTTCATAAAAGGAAATAGCCAGAGGGTTGCGGAGATACAGGGCGCAGGATTTATCGGCCTGGGCAACAAAACAAGAGAGGACCCCGGTTTCCGGCACGATAAAATAATCCTTGCCAAGGGTCAAGGAATCGTAGCTTTTCAGATAGTAGAGATAAAGTTGATTTGTGCCAAGGAGTGGTTTGAAGAAATTGAGCAAATCCATCATCCGCTGCAGATCATGGGTGATTCGCAGCAGGTAGTGGATCTCGCAGCCCTGAGCCATTAAATCCACCAGCATGGTTTGGAATTGCCGCCGCTCATCTTCCCCGGACATATAAAAAAATACATCATTGAAATAAGTGATGTATATTGCTTTTCTTCTCTTATGGGTTTGAAGCGCCAGGCCTAAAAGGTGCCTGAAGGCTGCGGCCACATTAGGGGTTCCGGAAATAATCTTGTCGTCATGGGACATACTGCCCACTTCATTAAAAAAAGGCGGATTCGCCATTGATTTTTTGTATTTAAGCAATTTCTTGGCTTCCTTAGTGTGCAGTTTATGATTGCTCAGGGAAATGCCCTGGGCTTCAAAAAGCACTTTCTTAATCTTTATTTCGATGCAGTCCGTTTCAGCATCAACACCAAAAACCCTTTCAAATAGCTCGTTGATAAGCTGAATTTGCAAAGAGTTTTTTATGTTTGCTGATAAAAACTGAGTGATTGCTTCTATGTAATTGGAATCATACGATGGAATTCTTTTCCCATTTACCCATCGGTTAACAAGGGAGCCATCCACATTAAGGGCTTTGGAAAGCCTGTTGATACTTACTCCCAGTGCAGAAAGCAGGTATTTCAGGCAATGGGCAAAATCAATGGATGTGTTCATGCATATACCTTCTTTATTTCCTTCTTTTTCATTATAAAGATTTATGGATATTTGTCTTAAAAAGATGTTCAGATGTCATAGCCACGGTTATGACATCTGTGGAAAGATTGTTTCTTTCTTCCAAATAACATTATAATATGATTCTTATATGGAGATTAACGACATATTTTGTCGGGAAGCGACATGAAGCAAAACTATTCTTCTCGCTGGCTTTAATGATTAAGGTGATGGAGAGGGAAGAGGGAACCGTGGAAGAGGAAACTGTGATCACAACTGTAAACACAAGTTCCAATAAGGACAAAACTTCGCCGGACTCCAAAGGCTGCGCTCTGGAGAAGCTTAACCTGAAGCTCTCGGCAAGTGTCATTGCCCAGCACGGCTACCGGGTTTCCCGGCTTTGTGAACGCATGGGCAGACAATTAGGCTTAAGGGAAATGGCTCTTACAGAACTCAGTATGGCGGGACTCTTTCATGATCTTGGCAAGATAGCTATCAGCAGAGCTATTCTTGAAAAAGCCGGCAAGCTGACCG is a window encoding:
- a CDS encoding helix-turn-helix domain-containing protein; the protein is MNTSIDFAHCLKYLLSALGVSINRLSKALNVDGSLVNRWVNGKRIPSYDSNYIEAITQFLSANIKNSLQIQLINELFERVFGVDAETDCIEIKIKKVLFEAQGISLSNHKLHTKEAKKLLKYKKSMANPPFFNEVGSMSHDDKIISGTPNVAAAFRHLLGLALQTHKRRKAIYITYFNDVFFYMSGEDERRQFQTMLVDLMAQGCEIHYLLRITHDLQRMMDLLNFFKPLLGTNQLYLYYLKSYDSLTLGKDYFIVPETGVLSCFVAQADKSCALYLRNPLAISFYEEYWLGLTQSSATPLLIHYPADKEESFRNSLLESEAAIGNRFLFKNSFSIFTLPLQLYKKLLLKRNLSSQEMASALAFHQKCLEAFQTNIKIYEYKDIYTMDSLHYLVKNRQFYLWDPAGLYAVDLEREELVDFLQHLITLLKTYDHYSMAFVRKNTHLPGLGKNVSCVLKARHALIVEILGPAGTEPVRFSINEPMVLNSAEASFQKLWQQIAPVMKKKAEVIAWLQQESDLLKSAFYPNPDSQ
- a CDS encoding histidinol-phosphatase HisJ family protein → MVLLDYHMHSLNSTDAHDEISALCAKAIARGLQEIAVTDHFEPSAGHEEYSEYDGRKYFTEIAEARRRFAGKLSIKSGVELGQPHLFPKYSLQLLEEYPYDYVLGSAHRMPNNVDFGEVRYTPENLAAYCASYLTELKALAQWGHYDCLGHLDLVKRYAAKYRLRANLMDYQEQLAEILRIVIDKGKGIEVNTSGLRQSSQECLPDLDIIRLYKELGGEIITVGSDAHWAEDVGKGIQEGLERLKKAGFKYVSVYTNRQPAMIKIGDKSALFTRGGLSA